DNA from Ammospiza caudacuta isolate bAmmCau1 chromosome 6, bAmmCau1.pri, whole genome shotgun sequence:
ATGAATCCCTTTTTGGCCTCATGTAATCTTTGAAAAGCAGCAACCTCCTGAAGCAAGGAGTTGCACAGCTTAACTATGAGCTGTGTGGGGAtgcagctccttttttttttaatggatgtaGCACCTTCTAATTAGATTTTGTGACCCTCCCtttcatataaaaaaaataattccattatttCCTACTCTCCTTCTCCATGTTGGTCAAGATTTTACAAACCTTTCAGACATGTCTTTTGGAAGATTTTTGTTTGCCTTCACATATACAAAACAGAAAGTTTTCCAAAGGACTTATCTAACCCAGACCCTTTTGTGCTAACCTTCTTGATAGAGCATTGTTTGACTCCAAAGAAGGTGGGTTGGTGTCGGGGATCTTTTCCACGCTGGTTTTACAACCCGAGCCTTCAGCAGTGTGAGGAGTTCATTTTTGGTGGCTGCAAGCCCAACAAGAATAACTACCTACGGGAAGAGGAGTGCGAACTCGCCTGCAAGAATGTCAGAGGTGAGTCCTTCAAAAATCCAGCATCCCTCTTTCTCACAGGATTGGGATGATCCTAAGGACAAGTACTGCAGCCTCTTGGCTGATACTTAGTTAGAGCCCAGCAAGCAGAGGAGACTGGGCTAATTGTGGATGGGCAGTCATTGCCTTGAGCTGCCAACGTATCTGAgccagctcctgaagccctggaCAGTGTCCCTGGTATTCCTCTGGCTGCAGAAGCCCTCATCCAATCTTTGTGTTGCATCTGAAGCCTAAATTCACAGAGCAGAATCGTGCAGCTGGGTGCCAGAAATGAAGTTAATCTCCCTCATTGCCACCCTCAAGCCACTGAGAACAATTCAGTGCTGCTCAGATAAATGGGCTGAGCCTCTGCCAGGCCCATTGCAGTGCACAGCTTAAGAAGGAGGTTAAAGCCTGGGAAAAGAAAGACAATTTGGAAATGGTCTACCTTGTGGTGGGAAGTTCCCCTGTACTCCTCCAGGCCTCACATAGGTACAGCTCATCTGGATCTCTGAGTGGTGGGCATCCATATTTCACCTCTGTAATCCAGGGCCTCCTTCCAGAAAATATGCTCTTCTCATGTGATACATGAAGGCAATATAAAGCTGTTCTTAAGCTGAAAAAATGCTGTGgtaagtttattttattttatttttccccttgtcTCTTCAGGTTCTGTTGGTGGGCGACAACAGCCAGGTGAGTCTCCCATAGGACAGTGTAATCCTACTGCAAGCTTGGGCTGAGTGTCTCATGTCCATTCCTGTGGCTTTTGATTAGGACTCTGTGGAAAGTGAGGCACTGGAGAGTAATTTCTTTAGTAAGCCTTTCACTTTCATGTCATAGGATAATTTAGGTTGGGGATTACCTCTAGAGGTCAACTGATCCAACCCACTACTGAAAGCAGGCCCAGGTTTGAGTCACACTAGGTTGCTCAGCTCTTTATCCAGTTCAGTTTTGGGTATCTCTGAAAACGGAGATTTTACACTTTGTCTGGTCAAACCATGCCAGTGTTTGATGACCCTCattataattttttccccttatatTGGATTGCTTTCCCTTGTTGCAACTCCTGTCTGTTGCTGCTCATCCTGCTACTGTGCTCCAAAATGAATGTCTCTTCTACAATCTCTGTGTTCTCATGTGAGGTCTTGTGCTCCAGGCTCTTGCTGAGATTTACTCTAGTATGCCAATGTTTTTTGTCGCTGGGGAGCTGAGAGCTGGGCACAGTACTCAGCACTTGGGACCACCTCTAGAGCAAAGAGGCTTGAGGCTTTTGCAGCCCAGTGTGCAGGTTTCAGTTTGGCTTTCCTAATTTAATCCCCCATGCTTGGGCAATGTCTCCATATTCTTTCTGAGTAACTAATTCTTGCTTTCACCTGCTATGTACTTCTTTCTGAGAGGAAACATGGCTGTTTCCAGAGTAATGTTTCTTTtataaacaggattttttttatttttgggtttaGGGTGGCATTGAGAAGAGACCTTTACCAGTCTGCCTTGTTTCTTGTTTGCCAGTCCTATCAGCAGCTTTTAAGTCCTTTGTAAAGCATCTGGCAGGGAGAAGCAATGAATTTTAATGAGCTCTCTGAACTGTTTCTGATGCAGTATGCAATGGGAACTGTCAGGCCCCCTTCTTCAGATGCAAGGATGGTTGCTGTATTGATGCCTATCTGGAGTGTGATGAAACTCCCGACTGTGCTGATGAATCGGATGAGATGTACTGTGAGCAGTGTAAGTACTTTAAGTTCTGGCTCAGACAACTTTTCCATCTGCCCAGGAATGGGTCCAATGTAAGTTACAGGTGCTGAGTCAACACTGTTTGATGTCTTCTGTTCTTAACTCCTGACCCTGCACTATCTCTTTCCACAGTATTACTGTTTGCAGGCTCTGCCATGTCCTGTATCTCTGCTGACTGcaagagatgactttccttctGTGATGTTTCCTGCCTCTTTAATGGGCTCTGACTCTCTTCTCTGCACCTATCTGTAAGACTTCAGGCCTGCCTTTCTGTCTCCTTTCAATATTTTTCTCACTGAATGACCTTACCTGCTCTCTTAGAgtggggaaatggggaaggaaACCACTATTTCTCCAAGTCTGTCCCGTGGCACAGTCCCCTTAAGGTCTTCTTACGCTAATGTAAATGCACCCTATCTCCTCCCTTCTTCCATCCCTCCTCAGCTCTTCTGAATTCCCATAATCTCTTTCCTATGTGTGGGTGTTTGGTTGCCTTTTTAGATTTGCAAGCCTATGATGCATCTCTCTCGCCCTCTCATATATTCTGCACTAGTGCCCTTTTATATTTCTTAAAACCTGGAGTGACACTTTCCATACTTCTTGATGGAAAACCAAAATAAGAGAGCAGCCTTTATTTTCCTGAGTTTTGTCTCTGTATATGTGAATTGGAAATTGGGAAGAGTTTCTTGTtactacattttatttttcccatgtTCTTCTCATGGCTTTGAGATACATAAGAACATCAAATGATATCTCCCTTCCTCTGGCTCGTGATAGCAAAGGAAGGTGCAGGAAAGCCCTGTCTGCCCATGTCTGCATGGACAGAGGCATTTCTTTTCAACTGGTGAGAAAAGCAACATGAAATGTTTCCCTTGCAGATGCTCGTGAGTTCAACAGACTGCAGAAAATCAATGTCACACATAAGCAAGGTATGTACCATCCAAGCACCTAGGCTGACCTCTGCcagcttttggtttttttcttcagtttgttGTTCCATGGTAAAACTGCTTCCCTCTATAAATCCAAAACCAGGTGTAGCATCTGGATAGTCCCTGTACTGAAAATGAGCAAGGGCCTGTTCTCTCACCTTGAGGGCAGCTGTTGGCAGCAGGCATTGACTCTCCTGCCTAAACTTTTTCCATCCAGGTAGGTCTGATGCATGTTGCTTGTGGGGCACAGTACCTGGCCTGTACACAAGCCTACAGcacagtttgcttttttttttaaacagtgcCAACCAAAGCAGTGTGGGGGACACAGCAATGTCTGTGCTTGatcccatatctttgccttgTTTATTAAACTGTAGACAGTAGACCTATCACAGGGCTAAAAGAATATATTCCAAGTCACTTAAATGCAGCTGGGTTGTACAGGAGACCTGAGCTGATCTGTGGTTTCTGTGTCCAGGTTCTTCATGTTCCCTTCTGCCTCCCAGGGAGGACAAGTCATTTCCACAGGAGAGTGAATCCAGGGTTTACCATGACTCCTTACTCTGAAGTTCCTTTTTCTGCTTGCTAGTTGGGTTTATGGCAGGTGCCAGCTCACCTTTGCATTGCAAATTTGACCAGCTGGCAACTGAGCAGTGGGGACCTGAGAGCCGCTGTTCCGGCTATGGATTTCCTCTGCCATGGTGCTTGTGCTCTTTTGTTGTGAGCAGAAagttttgctgctctgggaagaCACTGCTTGGGCTAAAGCACCTCTGCCTTGCTTTGCCAGGCCACTGTTTGGACTTGCCTGATACTGGACAGTGCACTGAGAGCATCTCCCGCTGGTACTACAACCCCTTCCTGGAGAAATGTGACCCCTTCACCTACGGGGGCTGTGGGGGCAACAGAAACAACTTTGAGCAAGAGGAAGAGTGCATGAAATCATGTTCAGGCATCACAAGTAAGCATACATAGTGAGGGCTGGACTTTTACTGATCAAGCTGGGAAACCCACTTTGGATTAAGTTCTGTGGTCCCAAAGAGGCAGTGCCTTGAGAGCTttcaaagctgctctgctgtcaaaCCCTGGCCATACCCACAGTATGGTCTGTGGGGGATCTACAGCACCCTTCTGCAATGCAGCCTGTCATTTCACAGAGCTGGAAAGCATTTTGGGTGCTGATATTGAAGAAGAGACAAAGGAAGATAACAAAACTAGCCAGAGATATATCTGCTTTGAAGAGAATCTAACCTGGTATCTTGGCTCCAGGTCTCCCCAAGTGAGAGGGGAGAAATTGAGAAAATCCTCAATGACACATACTAGCCTGAAGCTTTAAACAAAGCAGGGAAAGGGTTACACTGTACACTTAGTACATATTGCTTTGGAGGCCAACAGGAAGAATACTGCCAAACTGTACCTGTTAAGAGGCAAGCTGCCTCCCTCAGCTACACAGGGCCTCACAGCCCACCCTGAGGGCTCAGTGCCATGGCTGTCAAGGAGGGATGCTGTGTGCCTTCAGTCACTTCAGAGCACTGGAAATATGCTCCTCAGAAACCTGTCTTATCCCTTGTTCCCAGCCTTCTTTGTAaaaccttttttcttccctctgtgtTCCAATTCAGAAGCAGATGTCATTGGCCGAAGATGGGAATCATTTGAGTCCCAAACTGCTATGCTAAGTGAGTAACAGTTTTCCCAACCAGTCTTTCTTGTTGCTTCTCCTTGTCCTGAAAAATACTTTGTCTTTCCTTGCAAAGAGTAGTCTTCTCTCCCACACCCCTTTTGAGGCTGGGGGAGCAGTGTGGGATTTATGGGACGCTGGCAGTGGCAAGAGCTGCTTCTGTGCATTGTACAGCTGTGGtccattttttcctgtgtctGTGACTTAGTAGCTCTTACAGAGactcctgtttttctttccatcaaCTTGCATGAATGTTCCACTGTCCAACATCAAAAAATGGGAAGTAAAACTCTTCCTAAGGACCAGTTTCACATAAGGACTACTAACTTCTACAAGAAAGAAAGCTCAAGTGGATATGTGAATTATATCAAGTGCTAGACTGGGGGGAAATGTGATGACCCTATACAACCTCTCTACAGCACTAAAAAAGTCCAATGTTACTGAAATacaaattcttttaaaaatgtcacaTGAAGGTTATTGTTCTTAAGTCCTAGAGATTGATTTAATCTTTAAATTCACACTCAAAAGCATCATGTTTGACTGTCTCCACTGATGAGGCAGGGGTTTGCTTGGTTGGAGAagtgcccacagccctgccaagagTACTTTCCCACAAACTCAGCCTATCCTCCATAGCTCGCTCCCTCGGTGTTgtcccagccaggagctgccttcTGTGACCACCGTTTGGTGGCCTCCCTGTTGAGGTATGGCacaaggctgctgctgcagaaggatTTGATATTCCTAGGGCTGTCAAAGTCATGGAACAGCCTTTAGAGGGCGTGGTGCATCTGGGAAAGGTTAGGAGCTATCACTagggagccacagctggctgtgacgTGCAGCTGCCATCTTCCTTCTCTGCCGGCTGTGCAGTGACCACCGCGCTGTTGTGTCGGCTGTTGCCTCTTTGCCGGCACAATTTCTGCAGCGGCTTTTGTGCTTGCGTCATCCTGGCCACTCCTGCTGCATTGGAGTTTGTGGAGCATCCCTTCTAATGCGTTCTTGtattcctgcaggtgcctttGAGGTGGTGATTGCTGTGCTCCTCGGGATCTGCATCATGGTGGTCCTGGTGTTCATTGGCTACTTCTtcctgaagaaaaggaagaagagcagcCACCGCCGTCAGCCTCCCACTGCTACCAACTCAACCCTCTCCACCACAGAGGACACTGAGCATCTGTTCTACAGCAGTGGCATCAAACCAGTCTGACCTACAGCCTCTCTCTCCAGATCAGCACTGGGGCACTCCCCAAAACTTCTGAGGTTCTGTTTTTAGACACAGGTCTGTGCCTGAAGGACTCGTTCTCTGTGAAGACATTTGGAGCATCAGGCCAAGATTTAACTGTGATTTGACAGTACTAGTATTTGTGATTGTCTAGGCTAAATGGCTTCTCTGCAAagtgaggagctgggagcatTCTGTTGCTCTCTGACATCCATCCATTCCTAACCTCAAACAATCCAGCGAAACTCTGAATTACATCTTTCTTCCTGCTCAAACCTGGGGCACAACTTTGCTCAACTTCCTGAAGGAGTCTGGAACTGGATCTGTGTAGAATTCATGTTGGTGAATGGTGCAAGCTCACCACAGCCAGCAATTTGTTTTCAGTGTCACCTTCTGCCACTCAACTtgtattttcctccttttcagcGAGGTGCTCTGCCTTTCAGCAGTCTACCTGGTCATGGTGCATCCCTTGAGGTCTGTGGGATTCACATAATCATTCAGACCTGATCCAAGGGCTCTCTGACACTCTCTGGCAGTTCCTGTTTTCAACATGGACAGAAACAGAAATACCTGCTTACGTCACTAGGCtttgttttttaacagaaaagcGCACCTAGACATTttgctggctggctgctgtgtttTAGTCTCCTGTGTACAGTACATGTTcaccatttttctttctgtgagtTGCCCTGGTTACTTTCCCAGTGAACCCAAAGACATTGAGAAAATATCTATTTATTCTCTCATGAAGTAAACGTCCATACTTTTCCTGCTGATTGTGcaggaaagctgcagctctgatttCACTGCATGTTCCTCTGAGCACACTGCCTGACCTGAGTCCCTGGCATCTCCCAGAGCACAGGAGTGGGCTGGATACCACCAGCTAATATCCACAGGCTTCCTTACTCCTGCTGGCTTGTCCCTTCTGATGCAAgatgagcccagcccagctctggcaggtcCAAAGCTCATGTCTGGCCGCAAGGCAGCATGTGAAATCCCCTCTTTGTCAATGTCCTGTTCCCAGTCCTGGTCCTATATGTTCCCCTGTAGTCCCTTTGCAATGAGATGCTTCTGAGCTTTGTCCTGCATCTGCTGGTCCAGGCTTGTACCTCAGTGAGCTAAGGATTTCTGTTGAGGCAGAAGAAGCTATTTGTGAAGGGCCTGATGTGCTGtcagctgtggggctggcaccAATCCCTAAACTtccagtgcctgctgctcttGGAAAACTGCTGTGAAGAGAGAGGAaaccagtgtgtgtgtgtgtgtgtgtgtgtgtgtgtgtgtgtaaggaACATAGCATAAATCTATGTACAGACTTCAGTTTAAATGCTTGGGACTCTCAGGGCCAAGGGCAGAGTGGTTCTGGAGTGCTCTGGTGAAGGCattcccagctcaggacattgCTCAGGTCCTCTCAAGTGCAGTGGCAGGAGAGCTGCCTCCTTGGGCTGATGCCTGGgctgaaaggaaagaaactgctgcccagagtCTGCTGGCTTTCTGACTGCAGGCTCTCCCCATCACAGGCATCTGCCTTAGCATTCCTGGGTCAGATTCCTCCTTTTTGTGACCTATCTCGTATCATTTCTTCCATCTCTCTGTTTTTCCCACAGCCTATCGTGGCCTATGCAATAAACCTAAtgtcttgatttattttttgtgtgcttACTCTGATAATAAAGAGATGTTTGTCTTATCTGGCTTGGGAGTGGTGTCTGAGGAGCAATGGCCCGCAGAGGGTGCAGGTACAGTTCCCATCCCTGCTATCTCACAGCCTTTCATCTGCCCCAGCTGTGGGAActcaggagagctgctgcagcagcgggcccctggcagcagtggggaggGCTGCAAGTGGGTGTGCAACATCTGTGGGTACCTGAAGAGGAAACTCCTGCAGGAGGTGTTCTGGGAGAGAGATTATTACCCACTAAGTCACCCAGAGAGCAAGGCAGGGTGTAACCTGAAACTGGGCTCCAGCTGGTCAGACTGGTTTGGGCTTTGGGTCTGAAACCAAAAGCAGACACTATTCTTTAGACAGGAGTTGCTCTAACTGTGTCTTCAGGCCGGTGATCACTCAAGAACTGCCATGTAAAGTCAGCTAAGTGTAACTGGCTAATTGGCAGTGGGTTTGTCCAGCAACCAGGTGGGCCTGCCCTGCTCACTGACCCGGCCACTCTGGCTGGGCTCCGAGTGCTGCTTGCAGCAGGAACGCTTTCTGCCCgcactgctctgggctctgggctttgCTCTGGCCTGAGCACGACTCTACAGCAGCCCTGCCATCGTGCCATCTCCAGCCCCTTAGAGGTGTGAGTGCAGACattttccctcctgccccctgAAGTGCTGCTCCgggggctcagctgggctgatgtggctgctgctcccctccagGCCGTGACCCCTGGCCTGGGAGCGCCACTGAAACCTAGAGTGCTGCACTCGTGACAGTCTCCAGAGAGAGGCAGGTACGTGCTTTGCAGGCTCGCAGCACACCTTTGTGTCCCTGGTGTTGGACACAGCCCTGTTGGAGGCTGCAGGTCTGGCCTGGCCCTTCCCGTGAGGCTTCTGGGCCTGCTCCCCCCAGATCCCACCTGCCTTCAGCCCCTGCACCCCCACCTGACACAAGGGCTCCTGCTTTCCAGGAAATCTTAGCTCTTGGAAATTTTCAGATGGGAACAAGAGCCCAGAGTTTGAAACTTTGCAAAATGGGAATCCCACTCCTCAGGGGCCAGCAGTGAGGGGAGGCTGCCTTCCTGCCTTACTGCCCAAGCAAGAGCAGTGTTCAGTGACAGCTGAGCTGCCCCATTGCACTGGCTGTGTCAGACAGGGAGCACATCCTCCATGTTCCCCAGCTGCCAGGAACATGCAGCTGTCTGAAGCTGCtggctggctcagggcaggaggctctgagctctgcaccTGCCCCCTGTCCTTGCAGTGTACACAGACAATGCCTTGGTCAGTGTTTTCCAAAGGGTTGTTCCAAGCCTTGAGGAGTCAGGCTCCTGCCagatcccaggagctgctgcctcactgaggggaaattcctgctccttCACATTGTCCAGTCTGCCTGCTGGTGGTGTCCACCTCTGCAGAAGGATAACTGTGGAACTTCTCTGTCCTTCCTGACCAGCAAAGCTGTTTAGTCACATTGCTTGGACAGTCAGAAAGGAGGATTTGCCTGAGCTTTTGGCTGAGATTATCCCAGCAGGCTGGAGGGGacctcacagggtttgtgtggCTGACTGGCCTGGGTACAGGAAGCATTAGCTCACAGCTAAACATCGTGTGTGTCTCTGGCTTCCCCAGGGCACCGTGGCTCTGCAAACcaatgcagcagctgccctgatACAACAAGGGATGGCTCCCTTGGCCAGAGTACTGTTCCACACACAAAAGCTGCACTGGGGTAAAAACTTTCTGATAAGTTGCTTTGGCCCTCAGGCCTAATAAATTTATTGCctaaggaagaaattattttggttttgagaCCAAACTGTTCATTCTGGTTAAAAAGAAGAGTCCTAAAGCTGGGGGAAAGAAGGAACAGTTTGATGCAAGCACTGCATAATGTAAAGACAGATCTTGAATCTCATTTTTGCCCACCTTACTTCAAGCAGTAGGAATGACCAGACTTGCTCCTACTGGAGTGTGCTTTGAGCTCCTAAATGGCACACATGCAGATTTGAAGTCTTGTCTGCTTTGTGGTAAGCAAACCTTGCTCACTAAAGTAGTGCCTGTGTGAGAAATAGCCTGTGAAAACTTCCCagacagttttggttttttgttttttcttttcctccttgtAATCACGGAGAGAGAAACTGTAAATACTGTCCCTTGGTTATCAAGCATAGAACTGCATGTTATTGTAGTAGCTTGTAGTCACAGAGAAATACAATTACCTCTAGAAATTCTAGCACCTCTGATCTCTTCTGCAGCCCCTAACAGGGCATGGAGGAACCTTTCTGCAAGGAAACCTGGCTGACCAGTGTTTCCTGGGCAAGGTGCCACATGAGGTGTGACAGAGTTTGTGTGGCCCTTATTCAATAGCTGCCTCTCCGAGATGTCCTCattccagctgtgtcaggagttttgaaactaacCATCAGTTCCTGTAAGAGCTTTAGAAGATTTTGCAGAGGCCACCCAATGTTTAATTACCATCTTGGCCAGGTTGCCCAGAGCCAGCCTACATGAGAGGATACACAAAATGACAGTGAGCAGCTGATGAGAGATGCAGAGCAAGAGgagccctgctggagccagccagGTGCTGTGATAGGAAGGGAATTTTTCCACGAGTCTCAGTGCATACAAAGAGCCTGTGTCTTTGTTCTCTGCCCTGACACACCTGACCCACATGACAGCTGCTTCAGGactgttaaaaaatatttgtgag
Protein-coding regions in this window:
- the SPINT1 gene encoding kunitz-type protease inhibitor 1, whose amino-acid sequence is MARRSPGPWFVPWVCLVLALRLGEGQKEKPFGEMCLEDFTAGLPDWVLDTDASVQNGATFLSSPMVHRSRDCMRACCKDPACNLALVEQGPRSEEDRIQGCFLLNCLYEKAFVCRFARKIGFLNFLKKDVYDSYLAMQNHRPSDDHPPIARAVKDMRVQPGEPVMLRGTESTDDHGIVSYEWKQILGDPSAEMKKHEEDQVEISNLQVGTYVFQLTVTDTAQQQDFTNITIVVLSSEQTEEHCLTPKKVGWCRGSFPRWFYNPSLQQCEEFIFGGCKPNKNNYLREEECELACKNVRGSVGGRQQPVCNGNCQAPFFRCKDGCCIDAYLECDETPDCADESDEMYCEQYAREFNRLQKINVTHKQGHCLDLPDTGQCTESISRWYYNPFLEKCDPFTYGGCGGNRNNFEQEEECMKSCSGITKADVIGRRWESFESQTAMLSAFEVVIAVLLGICIMVVLVFIGYFFLKKRKKSSHRRQPPTATNSTLSTTEDTEHLFYSSGIKPV